A segment of the Desulfitobacterium dehalogenans ATCC 51507 genome:
AGCGGAACAGCAATGCTTCAGGGATTGACCTTGGGAAGAGTTGCGGCTGAGCACGCAACACAATAGTGAAAAATCCACGAAGTTTAATAAGTTCTTAAAATCATTACAGGAAAGAGAGAGTTATAAGATATTCAGGATGCCCTGTATGGCAAGCTGGGAGAATGAGTAGGGAGTCAAAAAGTCATGGCCGTAGCTTATCCTTTGACATCGGATGGACAAATTGTCAGAGCCTTATGTTTTATTGCTTCTACCAGTGCCATTGATCAGGATATTCCAGACACGGCAAAATCTTTAGAGTGGGCGACAGGGTCTTACGTTGACAACTTGGAGAAATTCTTTCTCTCTTATGGCGCCCAACCCTAATCAAATAGCTCTTTTAGAATCGCTGAGTGTGCTGATTTTTATGTGAAAATGTAGATGACATCGTGGATTTTCAGGAAAATTTAAAAAGCGTCATACGGTAACATTAACAGTACTTTTTGGTTAAAAATAGTAGGATTAATATTATTCTTAGTTTTTATCTGATTTTAAATCTTAACACTATTAGGTTTTTCTTTTATTGTGAAGTCCTGGAAGTTTTCTAATAAATATGATTTGATTAGGGATACTAATGTTTTTATCTCTGAATTTTCCTTTTGGCTATTATGATACAAAACAATTATAGATAGCTTAAGGGTATCATGAATAGGTATTGTTATTTTGTTGCTTGAGATTAAATTTCTTGTTAAATTAACGCTTAAACTAACGATATCATTGCTAAGAGCTATTCCTTGAGCAAGCCGAATATTGCTGCTACGGGTAACAATATTTGGTTCACCGTATTCTTCCAGCATAGAGCGAATACAATCCTCTAATAGCGGTTCTTTGAAGCAACATAACGGCAGAGCAACGAGCTCCTGCTTCGTAAAAAATTTCTTTTTTGCGTAAACAGAGTTAGGACTAACATTAGCAACCATACCGATTTCAAGTAAATATTCATAAGTAAGCTCCTCAGGAAACGTTAATTCCTCTAATGCATAACTGGGAATATTGACCAATCCGATACTGCTAACGTTTTGATTTTTTAAGCTCTTTATAACTTCGAACGGAAGCTGTTCTAATATTAAATACTTGCTGTTTATTAAATTCTTGGAAAAAATATTTACCATATCAAGAATGATACCGCTTACCGAAAAAAGGGCAGTCGTATAAATTGAAAAGGTATCATTTATCTTCCCTCCGCTTATAGGACTAATATTATGACTCTTTTCTTTAAAATCTTCATAGCATTTGAGAAATTCCTTTGTGCAGACGGCAAATTTTTCACCATCACCGGTTAATATAAAACCATGTTTGGTGCGATCAAATAACTCAATATTATATTCCTTCTCTAAAGACTTTATTGCTTGACTTAATCCTTGTGGGGATATATAGAGGTCTTTTGCCGATTGTGATATAGACAATGTTCTTACAACATCAAGAAAATAGTATAAATGCTCGATTTGCATTGCTGTTGCCCCCTTTCAATAATGACCCCTAAGTCAAGACATGAATAAAGTTTTAATTAGTCTTCTTTCGCGTTTTGATCATTAAGCGCAAATTGTCAATGATGGGCTTCATCCGGACATACGCTTCCAAATGATGAGAGAGTCTGTTCTTTTCTTCACTAGTCTGGTTTATATATCGTTTCAGTAGCGTTGCATCCAAATAAAAAAACTTATGTCAATACCAAAATCGTCTTTATTTTAATTCCTTATAATTTACTTATATGGTGTTTACAACCATTTGCCTTTTTCCTCTTTTGCCCAAAGGATTGTTTGTCTAAGAGGTAGCCCTATTCCACATTTTACACATATTCTTTACAGTATTACTGGGTCATAGGTTAAATCATCTAGCCACTGTGTATCTTCTTCTTTCAAGATATTATGCTCCGTCATTCTATAGATCTCTTCATAGCTTGAGCAGGACTAAAGAACAGTAGGTCATCAGGGCTAAGAGTACTTGGTTGATTACTATGTTTTCGCTTGTGCCGTAAAAGTGTTTAATTTGAGCATGCTGCTTGAGCCATTTAAAGAACAACTCGATCTGCCAGCGGTAGCGATACATCTCACCTAATTCTTCGGCACTCAAATCAAAATCATTGGTCAAGATGGTGAAGGGTTCATTGATCGTGTCATCTAGGGTTACTTCCCGAAGGGTATGCTTCATTTTTCGAGAACCTGTTCCTAAGATGACATCCACGTCCTCAGCTTTATGCAACGCTACTGATATCGTTTAGTCTCTTAGTTTAAATATTCCAAATCTAAATGATTTGGTAATGTATAAATTTGCTTATTTAATATAAGTATAAGTGATGAATATTTATAAAATAATAATTAATTTTATTTTTAATTAAAAAATTAAATAAAATAATGGCAAATAAGCTATTTTTTATGGACAATGTCATAAATAGTGTTAGAACAAGGTTATTATACTACAATTTAAATTAAAAGCAATATGTGAAAGTTAAGATAAGTATAAACTTTTATTTGATGAGATTGAACTAATTGATTGATAGCATAAAGTTTTTATAATGATAAGATGAATTGCATATAGTGAACGTTCTTCAGATAACAGGATTACTCCATATTTATTAAGAGGTGGTGACTTTGAGACTTGATACTTAGGCAGTAGTAGAATCTGTCAGGAGTGATGCGGCTTGCATCAGACAAATTACTAAGGGTATTGTAGAAGGAGGTTATTATGAATACTAAAAGTCTTGCCAATTCATTGCCAAAGATGTCGAGAAGAAGTTTTTTAAAGTCAAGTTTAGCTATTACCGGGGCTGCGGCTTTGGGCGGTGGAACTGCCTTTGCTGGGACCGCGTTGGCTGCTTCTGGCAATCCTGTGCCCAATGGTAATGCTAAGTGGGTAAAACATTATTGTGGATCATGTATTTGGCCAAACTGTGGTACTGAGGTTAAGGTCGTTAACGGAGTTGCAGTTGAGGTTCGCGGGAATAAAGAACACCCGTCTAATCAAGGTACGTTATGTCCACGCGGAGCGGCCCAGTTGATGAATCTTTATAATCCTTACCGTATCAAGGCCCCCTTAAA
Coding sequences within it:
- a CDS encoding LysR family transcriptional regulator; protein product: MQIEHLYYFLDVVRTLSISQSAKDLYISPQGLSQAIKSLEKEYNIELFDRTKHGFILTGDGEKFAVCTKEFLKCYEDFKEKSHNISPISGGKINDTFSIYTTALFSVSGIILDMVNIFSKNLINSKYLILEQLPFEVIKSLKNQNVSSIGLVNIPSYALEELTFPEELTYEYLLEIGMVANVSPNSVYAKKKFFTKQELVALPLCCFKEPLLEDCIRSMLEEYGEPNIVTRSSNIRLAQGIALSNDIVSLSVNLTRNLISSNKITIPIHDTLKLSIIVLYHNSQKENSEIKTLVSLIKSYLLENFQDFTIKEKPNSVKI